Proteins from a single region of Bartonella sp. M0283:
- a CDS encoding PhzF family phenazine biosynthesis protein, with the protein MVTVAYHGRFFEIFDVFSDTVLSGNPVAIVHESDGLTDQQMQAIAREFNLAETVFVKSPKDKKHMAQLRIFKTDGETAFAGHPTIGAAVSLALKNNKRNDSLIILEEQVGIIRAVVDQKDKVAFAEFDLPKLPEQLPMDTQKEIFAAAFGLESKEIGFENHVPSLWTAGVPFFFVPLRNLKIVASASPDPVYIMENFDKLNVKTPSFYLYSRETQLFQSAFHVRMFRPDGSEDAATGSAASAFCGVVQHYDHPLDGKKDIWLEQGMEMNRVSKIRLEWYVENGKLVSARIGGKAVKYAEGHIFP; encoded by the coding sequence ATTGTCACCGTGGCGTATCATGGCCGTTTTTTCGAGATATTCGACGTATTTAGTGACACGGTTCTCTCAGGCAATCCTGTAGCAATTGTGCACGAGTCAGACGGGTTGACCGATCAGCAGATGCAGGCAATTGCGCGTGAATTCAACTTGGCCGAGACAGTTTTTGTAAAGTCTCCGAAGGATAAAAAGCATATGGCGCAGTTGCGCATCTTTAAAACCGATGGCGAAACCGCTTTTGCAGGCCATCCGACAATTGGTGCAGCAGTCTCTCTGGCTTTAAAAAACAACAAGCGAAATGATTCACTCATTATTCTCGAGGAACAGGTTGGCATTATTCGCGCTGTTGTCGATCAGAAAGACAAAGTCGCTTTTGCCGAATTTGATCTTCCCAAATTGCCCGAACAACTTCCGATGGATACTCAAAAAGAAATTTTTGCAGCAGCATTCGGCCTTGAAAGCAAAGAAATAGGGTTTGAAAATCATGTTCCCTCGCTTTGGACAGCAGGCGTTCCATTCTTTTTTGTGCCCTTGCGCAATCTGAAAATCGTTGCCAGTGCATCGCCTGATCCCGTTTATATTATGGAGAACTTCGACAAGCTTAACGTCAAGACACCCTCATTTTACCTCTATAGCCGGGAAACGCAGTTGTTCCAGAGTGCTTTTCATGTGCGTATGTTTCGTCCGGATGGTTCGGAAGATGCTGCAACCGGCTCGGCTGCGTCGGCCTTTTGCGGTGTAGTCCAACATTATGATCATCCGTTGGATGGCAAAAAAGACATTTGGCTCGAGCAGGGAATGGAGATGAATCGTGTTTCGAAAATCCGGCTCGAATGGTATGTCGAAAACGGAAAACTCGTTTCCGCACGCATTGGCGGCAAGGCTGTCAAATATGCCGAAGGCCATATATTCCCTTGA
- a CDS encoding ABC transporter substrate-binding protein gives MKRYFSTLLAAALVLFASAAYADRLDDIKKAGVLKVASFDSNPPFGFVDEKTKQITGLDVDFAQAVADKLGVKLEIHPTNPANRIPLLTSGQVDLVVANFTVTPERAEQVDFSIPYFASGQQFIAKKGFLKSADQLANLRIGADKGTTNEINLKNLYPTATIITYDDTPFAFAALRNGNVQAITQDGPKLVGLLANVPDKDQYEVPAFTISNDYMAAAAPKGETALVTVVNETLLDLEKTGKAETIYNKWFGPDSKTPLPRLFKIGDKK, from the coding sequence ATGAAGCGTTATTTTTCCACATTATTGGCTGCAGCTCTCGTGCTTTTTGCTAGCGCCGCATATGCTGATCGTCTTGACGACATAAAAAAAGCTGGCGTTCTGAAAGTTGCATCTTTTGATAGCAATCCACCATTTGGTTTTGTTGATGAAAAAACAAAACAGATCACCGGACTTGATGTTGATTTTGCTCAAGCTGTTGCTGACAAACTTGGCGTCAAATTGGAAATTCATCCAACCAATCCGGCAAACCGCATACCTCTTTTGACTTCAGGTCAGGTGGATTTGGTTGTGGCAAATTTTACGGTCACACCGGAGCGCGCCGAGCAGGTTGATTTTTCCATTCCCTATTTTGCTTCAGGTCAACAATTCATTGCCAAAAAAGGGTTTTTAAAATCAGCTGACCAACTGGCAAATTTGCGCATAGGAGCAGATAAAGGCACAACCAATGAAATCAATCTGAAAAATTTGTATCCGACAGCAACAATTATTACTTACGATGACACGCCATTTGCCTTTGCTGCGTTGCGAAACGGCAATGTGCAAGCCATCACACAAGATGGTCCGAAGCTTGTCGGTTTATTGGCAAATGTCCCGGACAAAGATCAATATGAGGTGCCAGCGTTCACCATTTCCAATGATTACATGGCAGCAGCAGCACCCAAGGGTGAAACTGCACTTGTGACCGTAGTCAATGAAACTCTGCTGGATTTGGAAAAGACAGGAAAAGCGGAAACAATTTATAATAAATGGTTTGGCCCCGATAGCAAAACTCCGCTTCCCAGATTGTTCAAGATTGGCGATAAAAAATAA